From Triticum urartu cultivar G1812 chromosome 2, Tu2.1, whole genome shotgun sequence, a single genomic window includes:
- the LOC125534553 gene encoding cysteine proteinase inhibitor 8-like, with product MRTSSFLLIIVVVFLYAIGSPATGCGERMSNQLWNTAIENGWKPIGNINDQHIQELGHWAVLEFGKHVNYVLKFNKVVSGRQQLVSGMNYKLIIDASDIGGKDDKYKAEVYEQEWTHKRQLLSFAKVK from the coding sequence ATGAGGACATCTAGCTTCCTCCTCATCATCGTTGTTGTGTTCCTCtatgccattggctcacccgccACAGGCTGTGGGGAACGGATGAGTAACCAATTGTGGAACACAGCAATAGAGAATGGATGGAAACCAATTGGAAACATCAATGACCAACACATCCAGGAGCTCGGACATTGGGCGGTGTTGGAGTTCGGCAAGCACGTGAACTACGTGCTCAAGTTCAACAAGGTGGTGAGTGGCAGGCAACAACTTGTTTCTGGAATGAACTACAAACTCATCATCGACGCATCAGACATTGGCGGGAAAGATGATAAGTACAAGGCAGAGGTGTACGAGCAGGAGTGGACTCACAAACGCCAGCTCCTCTCATTCGCCAAGGTGAAATAG